TCGGATGTAATGGTTTCCTGGCGGATCTTGTTGGCCGTCAGGGTCAATTCGTCGATCAGATCGTTCGCGTTCCGTGTTGCGTTGTCCATGGCCATCATGCGGGCTGCTTCTTCCGCCGTGTTGGATTCGAGTAACACACGCCACAGCTGGAAACGGATATGCTGCGGCACCAGGTCGTTCAGAAGAAGGGGTTGCGACGGCTCGTACACGTAACCGGTAAACCCCGGATCGTCCTCCACTGCCATGGGCGGCACGGGAAGCAGTTGTTCGGTCACGAGACTCTGCTGTCCGGCGGACTTGAACTCGTTGTAAAGCATATCCACCTGGTCGATCCTGCCGCTTGTGAACAGCCCGGTCACCTCGTCCGCAATATCGCGCGCCTGGGCGTATTCCAGGACCTGGTACACGTTAGTATGGCTGGTAAGAACCTCCACCCGCTGACGGGAGAGCGTATCCGAACCCTTGCGCCCGACGCAGACCAGTCCGGGTTCCGGCGAGCCTTCCCGAACGCGTTCCATGGCGCTGCGCACGACGTTGGAGTTGAACCCACCGCAGAATCCGCGATCGGCCGTAACGACGATCAGCGCGGAGGCCTTCACCTCGCGGGGAGTCATGAGCGGATGGCGTTCGTCGGCCGTCTGCGCCGCCAGATGCTTCATCATCTCGTCCAGCTTCCGGGCG
This Gemmatimonadota bacterium DNA region includes the following protein-coding sequences:
- the atpG gene encoding ATP synthase F1 subunit gamma; protein product: MPSLREIRRRIASTKDIQKITKAMQTVAGVRLRRAQNRLFAARPYARKLDEMMKHLAAQTADERHPLMTPREVKASALIVVTADRGFCGGFNSNVVRSAMERVREGSPEPGLVCVGRKGSDTLSRQRVEVLTSHTNVYQVLEYAQARDIADEVTGLFTSGRIDQVDMLYNEFKSAGQQSLVTEQLLPVPPMAVEDDPGFTGYVYEPSQPLLLNDLVPQHIRFQLWRVLLESNTAEEAARMMAMDNATRNANDLIDELTLTANKIRQETITSELMDIVGGAEALK